One genomic region from Amblyraja radiata isolate CabotCenter1 unplaced genomic scaffold, sAmbRad1.1.pri scaffold_652_ctg1, whole genome shotgun sequence encodes:
- the LOC116970217 gene encoding peroxisome proliferator-activated receptor gamma coactivator 1-alpha-like — MDEENEANLLAALTETLDSIPIDEDGLPSFDALTDGDVTSVDDPSSPSTPDGTPMTPEAEEPSLLKKLLLAPANSQCTYNECHGGSSHIRATNNNRIGPSPAVVKVEASLNPKARNVSQQQKSQAQRRRCTELLKYLTANDTPQSRINEHKITSKDKNVSKKKIQLQSQPSCNLQARPTTLSLPLTPESSTDPKGSPFETKTIERTLSVQLSGTAGKTSFCFTLHYLLIVC; from the exons ATGGATGAAGAAAACGAGGCCAACCTTTTGGCTGCTCTAACTGAGACACTGGACAGCATCCCGATAGATGAGGATGGATTGCCATCATTTGATGCACTGACAGATGGGGATGTGACCAGTGTCGATGACCCTAGCTCTCCCTCAACGCCTGATGGCACTCCCATGACCCCGGAGGCTGAAGAGCCGTCTCTA CTGAAGAAGCTCTTGCTGGCTCCAGCTAATTCCCAATGTACTTACAATGAATGCCATGGAGGCAGCTCTCACATCCGCGCAACCAATAATAACAGGATTGGACCAAGCCCTGCTGTTGTCAAG GTGGAGGCATCTTTGAATCCCAAGGCAAGGAATGTTTCACAACAGCAGAAGTCACAGGCCCAgcgtcgccgatgtacagaattgCTCAAGTATTTGACAGCTAACGACACCCCTCAGTCCCGGATAAATGAGCACAAAATTACTAGCAAAGACAAAAACGTCTCGAAAAAGAAGATACAGTTACAATCCCAACCATCATGTAACCTCCAAG CGAGACCAACAACACTCTCTCTGCCCTTGACACCAGAATCATCAAC TGATCCAAAAGGTTCCCCATTTGAAACCAAGACCATTGAACGTACGTTGAGCGTGCAACTATCCGGTACTGCTGGTAAGACCTCTTTTTGCTTTACTTTGCATTATCTGTTAATTGTCTGTTAA